One window from the genome of Vanessa tameamea isolate UH-Manoa-2023 chromosome 13, ilVanTame1 primary haplotype, whole genome shotgun sequence encodes:
- the LOC113397906 gene encoding pickpocket protein 28-like, producing the protein MPKLEMISNRTTGPGMIKFGVRLPVKVFVLNEEEVPSLTSHGSYAIPVSLEFNYRRQITIRNIENDADARMIVPEKRKCRYADENILHVYPYYSYTACTVQCRKDAQLSLCNCTNFFMPTTKESDKCNVTGIVCLNDNLHLLSVLKARWSSRPGLYCDCLPSCTEAEISIVKDFKIPNDQKISTVQIELSTLPSEKYRRNVVRGVLDLVVSTGGTGGLFLGASLLSFVELLYILLLRPFCDMYTRRNDDRWHRKYGNRRIEDNQFNRKNIKIAFNKK; encoded by the exons ATGCCTAAACTCGAAATGATTAGTAACAGAACTACAGGACCTGGAATGATAAAGTTTGGCGTGAGATTACCGGTAAAGGTGTTTGTGTTGAACGAAGAAGAAGTACCATCGTTGACATCTCATGGTTCTTACGCTATACCTGTTAGTTTAGAGTTCAATTATAG ACGtcaaataacaataagaaatattgagAACGATGCTGATGCCAGGATGATTGTTCCTGAAAAAAGAAAATGCAGATATGCcgacgaaaatattttacatgtttATCCTTATTACTCATACACCGCGTGCACAGTGCAATGCCGAAAGGATGCCCAATTAAGTCTATGTAATTGCACAAATTTCTTCATGCCTACTACAAAAGAATCAGATAAGTGTAACGTAACTGGAATTGTATGCCTCAATGATAATCTACACTTGCTATCC GTTCTTAAAGCACGCTGGTCATCGCGACCAGGATTATATTGCGATTGTTTACCATCTTGTACTGAAGCCGAAATATCTATAGTTAAGGATTTTAAAATACCGAATGATCAAAAAATATCTACTGTCCAGATAGAGCTGTCGACGTTACCGAGTGAGAAATATAGACGAAATGTTGTTCGAGGTGTGCTTGATTTAGTTG TGTCAACAGGAGGAACGGGCGGATTATTTCTCGGCGCAAGCTTATTGAGTTTCGTAGAGTTGCTATATATTCTGCTTTTAAGACCATTTTGCGATATGTACACTCGGCGAAATGATGATCGATGGCATAGAAAGTATGGAAACCGACGCATTGAAGATAACCAATTtaatcgtaaaaatattaaaattgcatttaataaaaagtag
- the LOC113397903 gene encoding uncharacterized protein LOC113397903: MDSKNESVVTTCDFITKEVIIKVIKNSVKEDVIFKNYVIFNASDKMLGFLADYWKMQVQVITSDNKIKLLSFFIKAVSKSNSAKADMVNEMKLFEKEINFYTVIKSKLNTSDINTWSPNLILSLNDAMIFEDLNSLQYKTLNKFKTFDREHTLLALEALARFHAASIIYEEKRCLLLGKSYCINDDHENYLNKGGYQESDPWFTQCMIGALEAVKYFSKYTNDKKVLNLIEQRWNDVWKTALRLADHSSTYRNVICHRDLWNNNILFRYKREGVKLVPDDCVLVDFQAVRYQPPAGDVMLLLYCNLESNFRDENIETFLSHYYNAMKNILGSNGISIQDILSFDNFLKSCDEQKLWALVVSACLVPQFWIDDELNTKIFCNTTNFKEIMTKDKASFIKSMIINNSDYKNKVLNILEEIIQKYCL, encoded by the exons atggatAGTAAAAATGAATCTGTCGTTACCACATGTGACTTTATAACGAAAGAAGTGATAATAAAAGTTATCAAAAACAGTGTTAAAGaagatgtaatttttaaaaattacgtaatatttaatgCCAGTGATAAAATGCTAGGATTTCTAGCAGATTATTGGAAAATGCAAGTCCAAGTTATTACAAgtgataacaaaattaaattgctcTCCTTTTTTATAAAAGCGGTGTCTAAATCAAATTCTGCAAAAGCGGATATGGTCAATGAGATGAAGCTGTTtgaaaaggaaattaatttttacacaGTAATTAAGAGCAAATTAAACACGTCTG ATATAAACACTTGGAGTCCAAATCTAATTTTATCATTGAATGACGCAATGATTTTTGAGGATTTAAATAGTCTTCAATACAAAACgctaaacaaatttaaaacatttgatagAGAACATACCTTGCTGGCTTTGGAAGCATTAGCAAGATTTCATGCAGCTTCAATAATTTACGAAGAGAAAAGATGTCTACTCCTAGGAAAATCATATTGCATAAACGATGATCACGAGAACTACCTCAACAAAGGTGGTTATCAAGAATCAGATCCATGGTTCACACAATGTATGATTGGAGCATTAGAAgctgttaaatatttttcaaaatatactaatgataaaaaagttctCAATTTAATAGAACAGCGTTGGAATGATGTTTGGAAAACAGCACTCAGGCTTGCTGATCACTCATCGACGTATAGAAATGTAATTTGCCATCGCGATCTAtggaacaataatattttatttagatacaaaAGGGAAGGCGTGAAATTGGTACCAGATGATTGTGTTCTTGTCGATTTCCAGGCAGTTAGGTATCAACCGCCAGCTGGTGATGTAATGTTGCTCCTTTATTGTAATTTGGAATCTAATTTTCGAGATGAGAATATTGAAACGTTCTTAAGTCATTATTACAATGCAATGAAGAACATTTTAGGTAGTAATGGAATATCAATTCAAGATATATTATcgtttgataattttttaaaatcttgTGATGAACAGAAATTGTGGGCCCTTGTGGTAAGTGCATGTCTCGTACCACAGTTCTGGATTGACGATGAACTCAATACGAAAATTTTCTGCAACACTACCaactttaaagaaataatgaCAAAAGATAAGGCGTCGTTTATCAAAAgcatgataataaataatagtgattacaaaaacaaagtcttaaatatattagaagaaATTATACAGAAATACTGTCTTTAA